A single window of Actinoallomurus bryophytorum DNA harbors:
- a CDS encoding methyltransferase: MTTTTGAVLPHSAEAPPAMQMMEMLYGSLATQMISVAAEFGIADLLADGPRPVEELAAKAGTDATALLRLLRGLTGLGVFTESSTRVFGLTPLASTLRSDVPDSMRNLARDVGGQTRHRAYTELAHSVRTGKPAFDKALGMGMWEYLKTHPDEAALFGSAMGNLAAQAHAIAFSDYDLSGTRRLVDMGGGEGYLIATILPRYPQMRAVVFDEPYVVKGADRVFAQAGVADRAEAVAGNVFTSAPPGGDAYVLSSILFSYEDVEARTILSNIRQAMDPGGKILVLEPIRPEGDISHPGKLLDVVQLALHKGGVRSEAEFAALFESAGLRIDEIRKMWPAGPTDLITAVAA, from the coding sequence ATGACCACAACAACCGGCGCGGTCCTTCCGCACAGTGCCGAAGCGCCACCGGCCATGCAGATGATGGAGATGCTGTACGGGTCGCTGGCGACGCAGATGATCTCCGTGGCAGCCGAGTTCGGCATCGCGGACCTCCTGGCCGACGGCCCACGGCCCGTCGAGGAGCTGGCCGCCAAGGCCGGCACCGACGCGACGGCCCTGCTCAGGCTCCTGCGCGGGCTGACCGGCCTGGGGGTGTTCACCGAGAGCTCGACGCGCGTCTTCGGCCTTACGCCCCTGGCCTCCACCTTGCGCAGTGATGTGCCGGACTCGATGCGGAACCTGGCGCGTGACGTCGGCGGCCAGACCCGGCACCGCGCGTACACCGAGCTCGCCCACAGCGTCCGCACCGGCAAGCCCGCCTTCGACAAGGCCCTCGGCATGGGCATGTGGGAGTACCTGAAGACGCACCCGGACGAGGCCGCGCTGTTCGGCAGCGCCATGGGCAATCTGGCCGCCCAGGCGCACGCGATCGCGTTCAGCGACTACGACCTGTCGGGCACCCGGCGGCTGGTCGACATGGGCGGCGGCGAGGGGTACCTCATCGCGACGATCCTCCCCCGCTATCCGCAGATGCGCGCCGTCGTGTTCGACGAGCCGTACGTGGTCAAGGGTGCCGATCGGGTGTTCGCGCAGGCGGGCGTCGCGGACCGCGCGGAGGCGGTGGCCGGCAACGTCTTCACCTCGGCGCCCCCCGGCGGTGACGCGTACGTGCTGTCGTCCATCCTCTTCAGCTACGAGGACGTCGAGGCCCGGACGATCCTGTCGAACATCCGCCAGGCGATGGACCCGGGCGGCAAGATCCTCGTGCTGGAACCGATCCGGCCCGAGGGAGACATCTCGCACCCGGGAAAGCTGCTCGACGTCGTACAGCTCGCCCTGCACAAGGGCGGGGTACGCAGTGAGGCCGAGTTCGCCGCCCTGTTCGAGTCCGCGGGCCTGCGCATCGACGAGATCCGGAAGATGTGGCCGGCCGGTCCGACCGACCTGATCACGGCGGTAGCAGCCTGA
- a CDS encoding SDR family NAD(P)-dependent oxidoreductase, which produces MSQTSEPVATDSLRGRRALVAGGYGEIGSVISTHLAERGVDVAIAGLEREPAVKLAEQLATESNRTVGYQVNVTDREAVDQLVEDVTGAIGGIDILINCTGVLKVAPAEDFTEADWRAVIETNLMGAFWLSQSVGRLMIKSGEGGRIVHLSSVRGSVGLAMGGFTAYGASKAGVHLLTKQLAAEWGRHQISVNSVAAGFVRTKLSANAIQDEGLNQMVAARTPLGRVADVQEIANAALYLATEQSSFITGQVLYVDGGLTATQ; this is translated from the coding sequence ATGAGCCAGACAAGCGAGCCGGTCGCGACCGATTCCCTGCGCGGCCGACGAGCCTTGGTCGCCGGTGGATATGGCGAGATCGGCAGTGTGATCAGTACCCACCTGGCGGAGCGCGGCGTAGACGTGGCGATCGCCGGGCTCGAAAGGGAACCAGCGGTCAAGCTGGCGGAACAACTGGCGACGGAGTCGAACCGGACGGTCGGCTACCAGGTCAACGTCACCGACCGAGAGGCGGTCGACCAGCTCGTCGAGGACGTCACGGGCGCCATCGGCGGGATCGACATCCTCATCAACTGCACCGGAGTGCTCAAGGTCGCCCCCGCCGAGGACTTCACCGAGGCCGACTGGCGCGCCGTGATCGAGACCAACCTCATGGGCGCCTTCTGGCTCTCCCAGTCCGTCGGCCGCCTCATGATCAAAAGCGGCGAAGGCGGCAGGATCGTCCACCTGTCCTCGGTACGCGGCTCGGTCGGCCTGGCCATGGGCGGCTTCACCGCGTACGGCGCCAGCAAGGCCGGCGTCCACCTGCTCACCAAGCAACTCGCCGCGGAATGGGGACGGCACCAGATCTCGGTGAACTCCGTGGCCGCCGGGTTCGTACGCACAAAGCTCTCCGCCAATGCCATCCAGGACGAAGGCCTCAACCAGATGGTCGCCGCCCGCACCCCACTCGGCCGCGTGGCCGACGTCCAGGAGATCGCCAACGCGGCCCTTTATCTGGCCACCGAACAATCCTCGTTCATCACCGGACAGGTTCTTTATGTCGACGGCGGCTTGACGGCCACGCAGTAG
- a CDS encoding RCC1 domain-containing protein encodes MSEIVSAWGDNSNGQIGGEDGAYARSPVPVKGLEGVKKIDAGSGHVVALLTDGTAYAWGRNAFGQIGDGTTENQARPSRVKLDGIRDVAAGGGQTLFLMEDGTVWGSGAGFFGVLGATNPGLRPVPAKIDGLSEVRVLATGGGQGLAVLEDGSAWSWGRDDFGQLGDGDLTGKRPGAETQHHAGRAYPARLAPAVIPGLESGVRSVVGGGGHSVAVLDDGTVYAWGCNDRGQLGDGTWTHRSSPVKVAGLSGVLEVAAAYHHMVALLEDGTVRSWGINDRGQLGDGTNTHRSLPVEVKGLDRIIAVVAAGGGGEANPGDYGHSLALREDGTVWTWGCNDHGELGDGTTNDHLVPEQVEGLSGVRQVTGGGEVPAFRENPGGGFTLAVHQA; translated from the coding sequence ATGAGTGAAATCGTCAGCGCATGGGGCGACAACTCGAATGGCCAGATCGGGGGCGAGGACGGCGCCTATGCGCGGAGCCCGGTCCCGGTGAAGGGCCTGGAGGGAGTCAAGAAGATCGACGCCGGCAGCGGGCACGTGGTCGCCCTGCTGACGGACGGCACGGCGTACGCGTGGGGGCGGAACGCCTTCGGCCAGATCGGCGATGGCACGACAGAGAACCAGGCGCGCCCCTCCCGCGTGAAGCTGGACGGCATCAGGGACGTCGCCGCGGGGGGTGGGCAGACGCTGTTCCTGATGGAGGACGGCACGGTATGGGGGAGCGGCGCCGGCTTCTTCGGCGTCCTCGGCGCGACCAACCCCGGCCTCCGGCCCGTGCCGGCCAAGATCGACGGTCTGAGCGAGGTGCGGGTGCTGGCCACAGGTGGCGGTCAGGGTCTGGCCGTACTCGAGGACGGCTCGGCGTGGAGCTGGGGACGGGACGACTTCGGGCAGCTGGGCGACGGCGACCTGACCGGGAAGCGGCCCGGCGCGGAGACCCAGCACCATGCGGGCCGGGCGTACCCGGCACGGCTCGCCCCGGCGGTCATTCCGGGCCTGGAGAGCGGTGTGCGCTCCGTCGTCGGCGGTGGCGGCCACAGTGTGGCGGTCCTCGATGACGGGACCGTGTACGCCTGGGGCTGCAATGACCGGGGCCAGCTCGGTGACGGCACCTGGACACACCGGTCGTCGCCGGTGAAGGTGGCCGGCCTGTCCGGGGTGCTGGAAGTCGCGGCCGCGTACCACCACATGGTCGCGCTGCTGGAGGACGGAACCGTGCGGTCCTGGGGGATCAACGACCGTGGTCAGCTCGGTGACGGGACCAACACGCATCGAAGCCTCCCCGTGGAGGTCAAGGGCCTCGATCGGATCATCGCGGTCGTCGCGGCCGGTGGCGGCGGCGAGGCCAACCCCGGCGACTACGGGCACAGTCTGGCGCTGCGGGAGGACGGCACCGTGTGGACCTGGGGCTGTAACGACCATGGTGAGCTGGGCGACGGCACGACCAATGACCATCTGGTCCCGGAGCAGGTCGAGGGCCTGAGCGGCGTACGCCAGGTCACCGGTGGTGGCGAGGTGCCCGCCTTCCGTGAGAACCCCGGAGGCGGGTTCACGCTGGCCGTTCACCAGGCCTGA
- a CDS encoding response regulator, whose translation MRVLIADDHPVFTAGLRMLLESLPSTEVVGEASTGKDALELARELIPDVVMMDVDMPQMNGIAATQAIQTASPDSAVLILSIIEDLDTVLAAVRAGARGYLLKGAGMEEIAQAIGVISTGGAIFGSQVARAVVDYITKPPPQIVPFPELTDRERDVLRLVADGQGNTVIARELSLSVKTVRNYLSRIFAKLQVTHRTEAAVRARREGLVAEVDGKGGGAYGSSCRAGPDALPGPPVSPSSAPAGPWSGDEGHRRGTASMCRRGAVAGAAGIPAAGMRGSPAAQASRK comes from the coding sequence GTGCGAGTTCTCATCGCGGACGACCACCCGGTATTCACTGCGGGTCTGCGCATGCTGCTCGAATCCCTCCCCTCGACCGAGGTCGTCGGGGAGGCGTCGACGGGAAAGGATGCGCTGGAGCTCGCCCGCGAGCTGATTCCCGACGTCGTGATGATGGACGTCGACATGCCGCAGATGAACGGCATCGCGGCCACGCAGGCCATCCAGACGGCGAGTCCGGACAGCGCCGTTCTCATCCTGAGCATCATCGAGGACCTCGACACCGTGCTGGCCGCCGTCCGTGCCGGTGCCCGCGGATACCTGCTCAAGGGAGCGGGCATGGAGGAGATCGCCCAGGCGATCGGCGTCATCAGCACGGGCGGTGCGATCTTCGGGTCCCAGGTCGCGCGGGCCGTCGTCGACTACATCACCAAGCCACCGCCGCAGATCGTCCCGTTCCCGGAACTCACCGACCGGGAACGAGACGTGCTTCGCCTCGTGGCGGACGGCCAGGGCAACACGGTCATCGCTCGCGAGCTGAGCCTCTCCGTCAAGACGGTGCGCAACTACCTGTCGAGGATCTTCGCGAAGCTGCAGGTCACGCACCGCACCGAGGCAGCCGTACGGGCGCGGCGCGAGGGGCTCGTGGCGGAGGTCGACGGCAAGGGGGGCGGCGCCTACGGGAGCAGCTGCCGAGCCGGGCCCGACGCTTTGCCCGGCCCTCCGGTTTCGCCGTCGAGTGCCCCGGCAGGTCCCTGGAGCGGGGACGAGGGCCATCGACGAGGAACGGCGTCGATGTGCCGGCGCGGCGCGGTCGCCGGTGCCGCGGGGATCCCGGCCGCCGGCATGCGGGGATCTCCGGCCGCTCAGGCGTCACGCAAATGA
- a CDS encoding medium chain dehydrogenase/reductase family protein, whose protein sequence is MEGRYIFAPRTGGPEVLEVRTRPVEPPKPHEAVVRVQATGVSGGDPLFRAGAVPVGPRPPFTPGFDITGTVVSVGDDVTGLEPGQSVTALVKSGGNTEYIALPADRLVPVPDGLDPVEVAATTLNYFIAHQMLHRVAALRSGQRIVVHAAAGGVGIAVLQLARLAGIECYATCSGGKRDSVTELGARHIDYQKENFADVIRAEAKDGLDAALDPIGGTSFRRSYKLLRRGGILIGYGQSQVMKDGEIKKSLGAVGLLTGILGPKLLPDGRRTTFYNAWSLEKSQPHAYREDMGEVLRLLKGGEIAPIIAETMPLTDTAKAHEILERASIVGKIVLVCDPAQ, encoded by the coding sequence ATGGAGGGTCGATACATCTTCGCCCCCCGTACCGGCGGCCCCGAGGTGCTCGAAGTTCGAACGCGGCCGGTCGAGCCGCCCAAGCCACACGAAGCCGTCGTCCGGGTCCAGGCGACGGGCGTGTCCGGAGGAGACCCGCTCTTCCGCGCCGGCGCGGTACCCGTCGGCCCGAGACCACCGTTCACCCCGGGATTCGACATCACGGGGACCGTTGTCTCGGTGGGCGACGACGTGACGGGACTGGAGCCCGGCCAGTCCGTCACCGCGCTGGTGAAAAGCGGCGGCAACACCGAGTACATCGCTCTCCCGGCGGACCGGCTCGTCCCGGTTCCCGATGGGCTCGATCCCGTGGAGGTCGCGGCCACCACGCTGAACTACTTCATCGCCCATCAGATGCTGCACCGGGTCGCCGCACTCCGCTCCGGTCAGCGGATCGTCGTCCACGCCGCGGCCGGCGGCGTTGGAATCGCCGTGCTGCAGCTCGCGCGGCTGGCGGGTATCGAATGCTACGCGACCTGCTCCGGCGGGAAGCGGGACTCCGTCACCGAGCTCGGCGCCCGCCACATCGACTACCAGAAGGAGAACTTCGCCGACGTCATCCGGGCCGAGGCCAAGGACGGGCTGGACGCCGCGCTCGACCCCATCGGAGGGACCAGCTTCCGGCGTTCCTACAAGCTGCTCCGCCGCGGCGGAATTCTCATCGGTTACGGTCAGAGCCAGGTCATGAAGGACGGCGAGATCAAGAAGTCGCTGGGCGCCGTCGGCCTGCTCACCGGAATCCTCGGTCCGAAGCTTCTTCCAGACGGCCGGAGGACGACCTTCTACAACGCGTGGAGCCTGGAGAAGAGCCAGCCTCACGCGTATCGCGAGGACATGGGCGAAGTACTCCGCCTGCTCAAGGGCGGGGAAATAGCCCCCATCATCGCCGAGACCATGCCGTTGACGGACACCGCCAAGGCCCATGAGATTCTCGAACGGGCGTCCATCGTCGGCAAGATCGTGCTCGTCTGCGATCCGGCGCAATAG
- a CDS encoding MDR family MFS transporter encodes MVESATAKAPSIGLARWQVRTVLTVLLTGQLLSALDQTIVGTALPTMVGELGKLDDFSLVVTSYLVTSTIATAIYGKLADLYGAKPMYISAIAIFVLGSLLVGFSNNVPEMVTFRAVQGLGAGGLVTLAFTISATVVPPRQIGRVQGMVGGMYALASLIGPLIGGTFTQYVSWRWCFFINVPIGILALVALSLRLKLPAPRREHTVDYSGAFLLVAGIAALLLVMIWGGTEYAWGSPQILGLIALSVVLTVVFVFRESTAREPLVPLRIFRQPSIAIAIAITFLIGVATIGAYFFLPLYLQVVRGDGPTRAGLQLLPLMIAVMIGSGGSGWLMSIVGRAKAVIVLGAAIMSVSLLLFSQLDASTPVWRLWAYEGVMGIGMGMVISKLIIIVQNSADRRDIGTVTAQTAFFRLIGSSIGTAAFGAVLTARMRFWQGRLLTEQAVGRLPHGANAVYTDPASIRRIGSTAPQVHAQVIEVFGRSLQTVFLVAFPIMLVAFALTWFLPDTTLRTGDHAHGAGKAPAQAGGRPDTPENAPS; translated from the coding sequence ATGGTCGAATCAGCCACCGCTAAGGCACCTTCAATCGGACTGGCTCGCTGGCAGGTACGTACCGTACTCACCGTATTGCTGACCGGCCAGCTCCTTTCCGCTCTGGACCAGACCATTGTCGGTACGGCACTTCCGACAATGGTCGGCGAACTAGGAAAGCTTGACGACTTCTCGCTTGTTGTCACGTCTTATCTTGTGACATCGACGATCGCCACCGCCATCTATGGGAAACTGGCCGACCTCTACGGCGCCAAACCCATGTACATCTCGGCGATCGCCATCTTCGTGCTGGGCTCGTTGCTCGTCGGGTTCAGTAACAATGTGCCGGAGATGGTCACCTTCCGCGCGGTGCAAGGCCTTGGCGCGGGCGGCCTGGTGACTCTGGCGTTCACGATCTCCGCGACGGTGGTACCGCCTCGGCAGATCGGGCGCGTCCAGGGCATGGTCGGCGGGATGTACGCGCTCGCCTCGCTGATCGGGCCGCTGATCGGCGGTACCTTCACCCAGTACGTGTCGTGGCGCTGGTGCTTCTTCATCAACGTGCCCATCGGCATTCTGGCCCTCGTGGCGCTGAGCCTGAGACTGAAGCTGCCCGCGCCCCGCCGCGAGCACACGGTCGACTACTCGGGCGCGTTTCTCCTCGTCGCCGGGATCGCGGCGCTGCTGCTGGTGATGATCTGGGGCGGCACCGAGTACGCATGGGGGTCCCCGCAGATTCTGGGGCTGATCGCCCTCAGCGTCGTGCTGACCGTGGTCTTCGTGTTCCGTGAGAGCACCGCGCGCGAGCCGCTCGTGCCCCTTCGGATCTTCCGCCAGCCCAGCATCGCCATCGCCATCGCCATCACCTTCCTCATCGGTGTGGCGACGATCGGCGCGTATTTCTTCCTGCCGCTCTACCTCCAGGTCGTGCGAGGTGACGGCCCGACCAGAGCCGGTCTGCAGCTGCTGCCTCTGATGATCGCCGTAATGATCGGCTCCGGCGGCAGCGGGTGGCTCATGTCGATCGTCGGGCGGGCGAAGGCGGTGATCGTGCTCGGCGCCGCGATCATGTCCGTCAGCCTGCTGCTGTTCTCACAACTCGACGCGTCGACGCCGGTGTGGCGCCTGTGGGCCTACGAAGGCGTCATGGGCATCGGGATGGGCATGGTGATCTCGAAGCTGATCATCATCGTGCAGAACAGCGCGGACCGTCGCGACATCGGCACGGTCACCGCTCAGACGGCGTTCTTCCGGCTGATCGGGTCGTCCATAGGAACCGCGGCGTTCGGTGCCGTCCTGACGGCTCGGATGAGGTTCTGGCAGGGGCGCCTGCTGACGGAGCAGGCGGTCGGCAGGCTTCCGCACGGCGCCAACGCCGTCTACACCGATCCCGCGTCGATCCGCCGCATCGGCTCGACCGCACCGCAGGTACACGCCCAGGTGATCGAGGTGTTCGGAAGGTCTCTGCAGACCGTTTTCCTCGTGGCCTTCCCCATCATGCTCGTCGCCTTCGCGCTGACCTGGTTCCTACCCGACACGACGCTGCGAACCGGAGACCACGCCCATGGCGCCGGGAAAGCCCCCGCGCAGGCGGGCGGGAGGCCGGATACCCCGGAGAACGCGCCGAGCTGA
- a CDS encoding response regulator transcription factor: MRVLITDDHPIFCAGLRMMLDAVPGIEIVGEAHTGRAAVEKARRLQPDIVLMDLDMPDMDGIAATRAIVEKCPKSAVLILTIVEDLDSVMAAIRAGARGYLLKGAGVDDIVRAVKAVGRGEAIFGRQIASQVVNHLTEWGVPQVPFPELTTREREVLRLVAGGAGNAAIARELDLSIKTVRNYLSRIFVKLQVTHRIEAAVRARRAGLGA, encoded by the coding sequence ATGCGCGTGCTCATTACGGACGACCATCCGATTTTCTGTGCCGGCCTGAGGATGATGCTCGACGCCGTCCCGGGGATCGAGATCGTCGGCGAGGCGCATACCGGCAGGGCGGCGGTCGAGAAAGCCCGCAGGCTGCAGCCGGACATCGTACTGATGGACCTCGACATGCCGGATATGGACGGGATCGCCGCCACGCGCGCGATCGTCGAGAAGTGTCCGAAGAGCGCGGTGCTCATCCTGACGATCGTGGAAGACCTCGACTCCGTAATGGCCGCGATACGGGCGGGCGCGCGCGGCTACCTGCTCAAAGGCGCCGGAGTCGACGACATCGTCCGCGCGGTGAAGGCGGTCGGCCGGGGCGAGGCGATCTTCGGCCGGCAGATCGCGAGCCAGGTGGTCAACCATCTCACCGAATGGGGGGTGCCCCAGGTGCCGTTCCCGGAGCTCACCACTCGCGAGCGTGAGGTTCTTCGGCTGGTCGCCGGCGGCGCGGGGAACGCCGCCATCGCGCGCGAGCTGGATCTGTCGATCAAGACCGTGCGTAACTACCTTTCCCGGATCTTCGTCAAGCTCCAGGTGACGCATCGCATCGAGGCGGCCGTCCGGGCCCGCAGGGCAGGGCTCGGGGCGTAG
- a CDS encoding erythromycin esterase family protein — translation MSIESHQTMKPVVDWIADHAEPLTDLRTLRAHTADAIVVGLGGNTYGAHEQFTVTDRALRYLVEELGFRSVATEEDWGVGLEIDRYVVSGEGDLDELMKGSNFPWRCQEMADTLQWMREFNMAHPDPVRYVGVGAFDTRTPIYDAVAEYVGRVAPDRAAELAGHLDEIRPGRPHWTGWFISQVKDKEPYVEHARQVLRLVESIPDNPLIVQHARQIVAFYEHYAFHLIDDGYRDAKMAENLSWWHDHTGSRIVYWSTSAHSAVASELKVYVPPRPELAFRTTGAHLRERYGQQYVSVGITFDDGIVNSGWSMPPFTPRPLSAPAAPADFAERPLGDVDLPEYLLDLHTAGPPAVEEWLRSPAKTRIIGSIYDPDNQPPADYFMTGGSLAEWFDVVIHQQKLSPTKLL, via the coding sequence ATGAGTATCGAATCGCATCAGACCATGAAACCGGTCGTCGACTGGATCGCCGATCACGCCGAACCCCTTACCGATCTGCGCACGCTCCGGGCGCATACCGCCGATGCCATCGTCGTCGGGCTGGGCGGCAACACGTACGGAGCGCATGAGCAGTTCACCGTGACCGACCGGGCGCTGCGCTACCTCGTGGAGGAGCTGGGCTTCCGTTCGGTCGCCACCGAGGAGGACTGGGGAGTCGGCCTCGAGATCGACCGTTATGTGGTCAGCGGCGAGGGCGACCTCGACGAGCTGATGAAGGGGTCGAACTTCCCCTGGCGTTGCCAGGAGATGGCCGACACCCTGCAATGGATGCGCGAGTTCAACATGGCGCACCCGGACCCGGTGCGTTACGTCGGGGTCGGCGCGTTCGACACCCGCACCCCGATCTACGACGCGGTGGCCGAGTACGTCGGTCGTGTCGCACCGGACCGCGCGGCCGAGCTCGCGGGGCATCTGGACGAGATCCGGCCCGGCCGCCCGCACTGGACCGGCTGGTTCATCAGCCAGGTGAAGGACAAGGAGCCGTACGTCGAGCATGCGCGGCAGGTCCTCCGGCTGGTCGAGAGCATCCCGGACAACCCCCTCATCGTCCAGCACGCCCGCCAGATCGTCGCGTTCTACGAGCACTACGCGTTCCATCTGATCGACGACGGTTACCGCGACGCGAAGATGGCCGAGAACCTGTCCTGGTGGCATGACCACACCGGCAGCAGGATCGTGTACTGGTCGACCAGCGCGCATAGCGCCGTCGCCTCCGAGCTGAAGGTGTACGTGCCGCCACGGCCGGAGCTGGCGTTCCGCACGACCGGCGCGCACCTGCGCGAACGCTACGGGCAGCAGTACGTGTCGGTGGGCATCACGTTCGACGATGGCATCGTGAACTCCGGCTGGAGCATGCCGCCGTTCACCCCGCGGCCGCTCTCGGCGCCGGCCGCGCCGGCCGACTTCGCCGAGCGTCCCCTGGGCGACGTCGACCTTCCGGAGTACCTGCTGGACCTCCACACCGCCGGACCGCCCGCCGTCGAGGAGTGGCTGCGTTCCCCGGCCAAGACGCGCATCATCGGCTCGATCTACGATCCGGACAACCAGCCGCCCGCCGACTACTTCATGACCGGCGGCTCACTCGCGGAGTGGTTCGACGTGGTCATCCACCAGCAGAAACTGTCCCCGACCAAGCTCCTCTGA
- a CDS encoding methyltransferase, which translates to MNLNAQPNASGVDPMDLLELMFPSTPQCLAIAAEHRIADLLADGPLSVEELAEKSGTHTPSLHKILQTLTEDRVFAEIRPGVFANTPLSELLSPSAEKTQYSMARLVGAEWLWSCWGGLDHSVRTGKAAFDEVFKMNTWAYLGRNPDQARIFNGAMTDFSEALGPQIAHAYSEFGQAGAIADLGGGQGTFLHSILSAYPSIDRGVLADLPPVIEQAKERPELAPLIESGRLEFAAGDFFEGVPAGIDTYVTKQIMHSWDDEKVLTLLRKTREASPNARIAAAELVHRDGVSRFVKNFNLIMLVTMAGAIRTAEDFTRLFDKAGYKVTRIVPTNTAFSIVEAIPAK; encoded by the coding sequence GTGAACCTGAACGCACAACCCAACGCGTCCGGCGTCGACCCCATGGATCTGCTGGAGCTGATGTTCCCGTCGACGCCGCAGTGTCTCGCGATCGCCGCCGAACACCGGATCGCCGACCTGCTCGCCGATGGACCGCTGTCCGTCGAGGAGCTCGCGGAGAAGTCGGGAACCCACACACCGTCCCTGCACAAGATCCTGCAGACGCTGACCGAAGACAGGGTCTTCGCCGAGATACGGCCGGGCGTGTTCGCGAACACGCCGCTCTCCGAACTGCTCAGCCCGAGCGCCGAGAAGACGCAGTACTCGATGGCCCGGCTCGTCGGGGCCGAGTGGCTGTGGTCGTGCTGGGGCGGACTGGACCACAGTGTCCGCACCGGCAAGGCGGCGTTCGACGAGGTCTTCAAGATGAACACCTGGGCGTACCTGGGCCGCAACCCCGACCAGGCGCGGATCTTCAACGGCGCGATGACCGATTTCTCCGAGGCGCTGGGACCGCAGATCGCGCACGCGTACTCGGAGTTCGGTCAGGCGGGTGCGATCGCCGACCTCGGCGGAGGCCAGGGCACTTTCCTGCACTCCATCCTGTCCGCCTATCCCTCGATCGACCGTGGGGTGCTGGCCGACCTTCCACCGGTGATCGAGCAGGCGAAGGAGCGCCCGGAGCTGGCCCCCCTCATCGAGAGCGGCCGGCTGGAGTTCGCGGCCGGCGACTTCTTCGAGGGCGTGCCGGCGGGGATCGACACATACGTCACCAAGCAGATCATGCACTCCTGGGACGACGAGAAGGTACTGACGCTGCTGCGCAAGACCCGCGAGGCGTCGCCGAACGCCCGCATCGCGGCGGCCGAGCTGGTCCATCGCGACGGAGTGTCCCGCTTCGTGAAGAACTTCAACCTGATCATGCTCGTGACGATGGCCGGAGCGATCCGCACGGCTGAGGACTTCACCCGTCTCTTCGACAAGGCCGGCTACAAGGTCACCCGCATCGTGCCCACCAACACCGCCTTCTCCATCGTCGAGGCGATCCCGGCGAAGTAG